In Cicer arietinum cultivar CDC Frontier isolate Library 1 chromosome 1, Cicar.CDCFrontier_v2.0, whole genome shotgun sequence, one DNA window encodes the following:
- the LOC101512115 gene encoding NAC domain-containing protein 73 has translation MTQCSYPENNHSTVIVERRKDSLIRTCPTCGHHIKCHEQAAGIHELPGLPAGVKFDPTDQEILEHLEAKVRSDIQKLHPLIDEFIPTLEGENGICCTHPEKLPGVSKDGLLRHFFHRPSKAYTTGTRKRRKVHTDEDGSETRWHKTGKTRPVYVSGKLKGYKKILVLYTNYRKQKKPEKTNWVMHQYHLGNNEEEKEGELVVSKVFYQTQPRQCGGSLMKDSSMIFSDKLNGGQDVHEVVNHKNSGFVEYYNTSFISFDQGEQQHRSSNAQVISHFPVHDGTPFIP, from the exons atgactcaGTGTAGTTACCCTGAAAATAATCATAGTACTGTCATTGTGGAGAGGCGTAAAGATAGCTTAATCAGAACTTGTCCTACATGTGGTCATCATATCAAATGCCATGAACAG gCTGCTGGAATTCATGAGTTACCTGGATTACCTGCTGGAGTGAAGTTTGATCCTACTGATCAAGAGATTCTTGAACATTTGGAAGCAAAAGTGCGCTCTGATATTCAAAAGCTTCATCCTTTAATTGACGAGTTCATTCCTACTCTTGAAGGAGAGAATGGAATCTGCTGTACTCATCCAGAGAAGTTACCAG GTGTTAGCAAAGATGGCCTACTCAGACATTTCTTTCACAGGCCATCAAAAGCATACACAACAGGAACAAGAAAAAGGAGAAAAGTGCACACAGATGAAGATGGAAGCGAGACAAGGTGGCACAAAACAGGTAAAACAAGACCAGTCTATGTGAGTGGCAAGTTAAAAGGGTATAAGAAAATCCTTGTGCTTTACACTAACTACAGAAAGCAGAAAAAACCAGAGAAAACAAATTGGGTTATGCACCAATACCACCTTGGAAACAATGAAGAGGAGAAGGAGGGGGAATTGGTAGTTTCCAAAGTTTTCTATCAAACACAACCTAGGCAATGTGGTGGTTCATTGATGAAAGATTCATCAATGATATTTTCTGATAAACTTAATGGTGGTCAAGATGTGCATGAGGTAGTTAATCATAAAAACAGTGGATTTGTTGAATACTACAATACTTCTTTCATATCATTTGATCAAGGGGAGCAACAACATAGATCAAGCAATGCACAAGTGATTTCTCATTTTCCTGTTCATGATGGTACTCCTTTCATTCCTTGA
- the LOC101511802 gene encoding uncharacterized protein, which produces MKFTDSPVIELPVADTALSLHQDNGSMHVGTSVWPCSLVLVKFIDRWSHASPNNNPYTHLLNFQNKRAVELGCGCGVAGMGLYLLGLTDIILTDIAPVMPALKRNLKVNKPVLKKNLKYSILYWNNNAQINALNPPFDFIIAADVVYIEESVPSFVSALETLLAQDGVVLLGYQIRSPEAHELFWELCGQVFDIEKVPHEDLHPEYAYEEADVYLLRKKKKQ; this is translated from the coding sequence ATGAAGTTCACAGACTCACCGGTGATCGAACTTCCCGTCGCCGACACCGCCCTCTCTCTCCACCAAGACAATGGCTCCATGCACGTCGGAACCTCCGTCTGGCCCTGCTCTCTCGTCCTCGTCAAGTTCATAGACCGCTGGTCCCATGCCTCACCGAACAACAACCCTTACACCCACCTCCTAAACTTCCAAAACAAACGGGCCGTTGAACTGGGCTGCGGATGCGGTGTTGCTGGTATGGGCCTCTACCTATTGGGCTTAACAGACATAATCCTCACGGACATCGCTCCCGTTATGCCCGCACTGAAACGAAATCTCAAAGTGAACAAACCCGTTCTCAAGAAGAATCTCAAATACTCGATTCTTTATTGGAACAATAACGCTCAGATTAACGCTCTTAATCCtccttttgattttattattgctGCTGATGTTGTTTACATTGAGGAATCGGTGCCTTCGTTTGTATCTGCTTTGGAAACCCTACTTGCTCAAGACGGTGTCGTTTTGCTTGGTTATCAGATTAGGTCACCTGAAGCCCATGAGCTTTTTTGGGAACTGTGTGGACAAGTGTTTGATATTGAAAAAGTTCCTCATGAAGACCTTCATCCTGAATATGCTTACGAGGAAGCTGATGTTTATTTattgaggaagaagaagaaacagtGA
- the LOC101511476 gene encoding zinc finger protein MAGPIE, whose product MVEIMNNTQISNGFLHQNTTTVSNDNPPLLKRKRNLPGNPDPEAEVISLSPKTLMATNRFVCEICLKGFQRDQNLQLHRRGHNLPWKLKQRTSQEVRKRVYVCPEKTCVHNHPSRALGDLTGIKKHFCRKHGEKKWKCEKCSKFYAVQSDWKAHSKTCGTREYKCDCGTIFSRRDSFVTHRAFCDALAEETARINGSTNINNSLGMVSNNIGYSIMQTSLAPSNFSSIFKPISCTNQETSRGLSLWMNQTSQAHDTMTNNSNLHEIHPLVGNGNTLVSCSNPPNSNNYELNWLFGNKLSSNNGCEELSSSVSLPLVNSNIDKDSSNNLISVPSLYSSQHQSQTTFANMSATALLQKAAQFGTTNSADPLLLGSLGMRCNSTTPTQQDHGNKFCGVYGSASAADKYYSGELSQMPPTKRRRVHTDETVWGQTRDFLGVGGVNHVPSFINQRMDFI is encoded by the exons ATGGTAGAAATAATGAACAACACACAAATTTCAAACGGTTTCCTTCATCAAAATACAACCACTGTATCAAATGATAATCCTCCTCTTTTAAAGAGGAAGAGAAATCTTCCTGGAAATCCAG ATCCTGAAGCAGAAGTGATATCTTTATCACCAAAAACACTTATGGCAACAAACAGATTCGTGTGTGAAATTTGTCTAAAGGGTTTTCAAAGGGATCAAAATCTTCAACTTCATAGACGTGGACATAACCTTCCTTGGAAGCTGAAGCAAAGAACAAGTCAAGAAGTTAGGAAGAGAGTTTATGTGTGTCCTGAGAAGACTTGTGTACACAATCATCCTTCAAGGGCTTTGGGAGATTTAACTGGAATAAAAAAGCACTTTTGTAGGAAGCACGGTGAGAAGAAGTGGAAGTGTGAGAAATGCTCAAAGTTTTATGCTGTTCAATCTGATTGGAAAGCTCATTCAAAGACATGTGGTACTAGAGAATACAAATGTGACTGTGGCACTATATTTTCAAG GAGGGATAGCTTTGTAACACACAGGGCATTCTGTGATGCCTTAGCAGAAGAAACAGCTAGAATAAACGGATCAACAAACATAAACAACTCATTGGGAATGGTTAGTAATAATATTGGTTACAGCATCATGCAAACTTCTCTAGCCCCAAgtaatttttcttcaattttcaaGCCAATTTCATGCACAAATCAAGAAACATCAAGAGGCCTATCCCTTTGGATGAATCAAACATCTCAAGCTCATGACACAATGACAAATAATAGCAATTTGCATGAGATTCATCCACTTGTTGGAAATGGAAACACACTTGTTTCATGCTCAAACCCACCAAACTCTAATAATTATGAGCTAAATTGGTTGTTTGGAAATAAATTATCTTCCAataatggatgtgaagagttaAGTAGCTCTGTTTCACTTCCACTAGTTAATAGTAACATTGATAAGGATAGTTCAAACAACCTTATTAGTGTTCCTTCCTTGTATAGCTCACAACACCAATCTCAAACAACCTTTGCAAACATGTCAGCAACAGCTTTGTTGCAAAAAGCTGCTCAATTTGGGACAACTAATTCAGCTGACCCATTATTACTTGGAAGCTTAGGTATGAGATGCAATAGTACTACTCCAACTCAACAAGATCATGGAAACAAATTTTGTGGAGTGTATGGTTCAGCTTCAGCAGCAGACAAATACTATTCAGGTGAATTGTCACAAATGCCCCCAACAAAACGGCGTCGTGTTCATACTGATGAGACTGTGTGGGGGCAAACTAGGGATTTTCTTGGTGTTGGAGGTGTTAATCATGTGCCATCCTTCATCAATCAAAGGATGGATTTTATTTAA